GTCTTCGATGaggttcagcaccgggcgcaggCGGGCATCCTTCGCGGGGGCGGACTCCCATACGTGTTTGTTGGGCTCCGCCGGCGATCGGGGTAGCGAAAAGCGGTCGTGGGGGTTGACGTCGACGTAAACCCAGTCCTggcgccagtcgtcccacttgtcGCGCAACACCTGCGAGATGTAGGCATCGCCGAATCCCTCCCACAGGCgaaaattgcagcagcccacgacctccacgtcgtccgaccccttcttcttcccggccgcttggaggatgaagaaatgCTGGAAGAGcgccaccgacggtggcacccctacgaacatctcgcagaggtgggcaaagaccgccaggatcaccaccgagttcgggctcaggtgggccagctggacgcTGTAAGTGTCCAGCATTTGCATGAAGAACaccgagaatggcggcaccagaccggcggcgacgaaggaggCAAAGATTACAATCTGCTCGGGCCAACGCGGGGCAGGCGGATGGGTGGTCGGGTCACCACCGATgctccccgctggccagcggggaccatcagcttccgcaccttCTCCGCGCCCTCCTCGTTCAGGAGGCGGGATTTTGGCAGAATGCCGCTGATGTTCGACGCTTCCCGGCGGGGGCCTCCTACCCTTGGCATTTTTAGAGGTGCGATGTGCATTGGAAGTGGCTGGAGTCAGGGTGCACAGAGGGCTGAAGAGAAGGCtcccagtgctcaagaatgACAAAAGGCAAGAAATGGCAACGGCAAGAATGGCGATTGAGGGGGTAACGGTCCGTTGCCCCTCCCCTTTTATATCGCTGGGAGTTCAAACGTCTTATTCCTTGACGCAATAAGCGAGGCACGTCTTCCTTGATCCGCGCGGAAGCCTGGGGCatctcccgcctcatcatcacCTTCCCCGAAAGTCGGAAGGGCACGCGCCTTTTCGGCTCCTCCTTGGGTTATACCTAAAGTTTGGGCCTAAAAATTGCAAGGCCCGCAAAGACTTCAGCTCCGGCGATAGAAAACCACTTGACACTAATGCTATGattcggcctcgaagaaataggaccccatccgcagtctctggaccATCACCTGctgatgggcccgggggctgctgtcggtgatacGGGATCCAGGGGTCCCGAGTCTCGAGGCCAAGACAGCGCAGTGCCATgttggcgccttccctcggggaccacctcctcGAGGGCCCAAGGAAgacaggtccgggagggggtgctcagggccaagaaCGGTTGGTCCCCGAATACCTagagtttcccgaggacccgagaagagccaggcccgggagggggtgctcggggccaagaacaattggtccctgagtacccagagttccccgaagacccgagaagagccaggtctgggagggggtgctcggggctaagaacagttggtccccgagtacccggagtaccccgaggacctgagaagagcctgatccgggagtgggcgctcgggaccaagagcagttggtccccgagtacccagagttcaccgaggacccgagaagcgccatgccggtggaccccgcagggactccacgatgaggtgtagATCGGTGGGAGGCCTGATGCtacatttaatggggagcgtggacggtcactttcaaccactctcccccacgcctgctgtatCGAATACGTCAGTCTCTGCCACCACATGGCAGGAAGGCGTAGGGACAATTAATGCGGCAGGTCCTATTGCATGTCCCCTCGCGAGGCCTataaaggaagacggcttgaagatatcttcgatgagcttgaggcttatcgcctatcgtcctgttgcatcagaccgtgtcagacctactctgaccagacgggcatgagagagtactcagagacTGGCTGGTGGGCCCCCTTGCACTTGCTAAAGTTGGGACATAAAGACCGACGGGACCGTCCGAGGGATATATTTttaaccctctgtaacatcaactgtagatccatgatggttgttttccatttattgtatacgagaacttgtgcccccgttctgggcactccctgtagggcctccccccggtagataaaaggggggagcaccaCGTAGAAAGAAGAGACCTAGAAGACAAGCTAAAAACACTTGACCAAGAGACTTCGAACAACAGAAGCTCAAGATAGAAAGATAGGGCtcaaaaccttgtaacacagagatccagaaaaAGACATTCGAAGAGCTTTGATAATGCACCAGACACACaaaagtagggtattacgcctccatgcgacctgaacctgtctaaaccttTGTTGCATTCATTACTACTAGCCAACGATGATTCATCCCGCTTAAGTtccacacgcattaaccccacataggaggtagatccaggaccatctccggtcgaatctcaaagggggtctctcaggatccccgcttgcggtgttcatccaccgacaaatacccctataaaaaaattatcacaatcTAATgcaattataaaatatattgttGCTTAGATTGTACGATGATAACTTCTTTTTTCTTGCAAATCTAGGGTTCATAAGTGCAGATAAGTATCAAATTCAAGTTCAAAGCTAGCATTTTATTATAGTAATATAGTAAACTTATATGCGAGTTTATGGGATCCTTAGAGAGTATATAGGAAAAGTAAGTGTTGAACCCTAACAAATTTTCTATTTATGATATATTTAATTGCATTTAGAAAgtatttttgactttttttctttttcatcacaaaatataaatattttgaataCAACCAAGCTAAAAATCAAACAATGGCATTTGAGCCAAGccacaaattcaaataaaatggCCCCTTCTCGCAAGGATAGCTCACCTATGAATCAGACCGATTACTAGGTAATCATTAAATTAATCCAAGTCACTTTGGCTCAAATACCAGTTCAGTGGTACTCTAGGTCAATGAGTGTTAATTGATGCTAAAGTTATGCCCTCCGCTTCAGAATCGCATCTACCTAACAAATAGTTAGATGCACTAACAAATTTATCGTATCCACACGTAAAAAATAGCATTCTTCAATTGCTTATAACCTAGCTAAAATCCGAAAAGTAGCTACTTATGCTAATTCAtgttcaaatcaaacaaatctTGTTGAGAATCACACTCGCTTGTCGTAGACCTGGGTGTTCACCTTCTTTATTTAAGTGACTGCCAAAAAATCtgacctattttttttttttgaaaaggtaaagaaataaaaaacttaTCTAAGCCACTCCCACCTAATTAAGATTTAAGTTAAAATATCCCCAAATCATTTGTTAGAACATCATCTTTTGCACTTCTTAAGCCATAGTAAAAATTCAAAGAAGTTGAAACCACCAGACAATTTAAAATCCGgaccaaaccaaacaaaaccaccCAAAACCCCATTTTTGTTGGAAAGAAATTTTGAAAACCCCAAACCGGAAAAGAATGAAGCAACCTACACGTCTGACTTTGGTCATCAGATCCAGCCCTTGGCTTTGCAACACTGACCAAACCAGATCTCACCCCGTCTCTCCTCTCAGATCCCAATTCCCGAAtgcccttgtaggcttcgctgCCCACgcgcccgcccccgcccccgccctgCGCGCTCAGATCCATGGGCGGCATCAGGGcagcgtcgccgtcgccgtcgggcGCGGGGTCGTATCCCTGGCCGCTGCCGCGCGTGGCGATGGCGTGCGTGGTGGCGTCTGAGGTCGCCACGGTGCTCGCCGTCATGCGCCGCAACGTGCGCTGGGCGGGCGTCCGCTACGGCGGGGACGACGGCGCCGACGACGAGCACCTCGACCACCCCCTCATCTCGGGGCTCAAgtcgctccgccgccgcgccgccgcgtgGGGCCCGCGGTGGCGGGACGACGTCGAGCCGCTCCTCTACCTCCGCCCCTTCCTCGACGTCGTCCGCTCCGACGAGACCGGGGCGCCCATCACGGGCGCCGCGCTCTCGTCGCTGCACAAGATCCTCACCCTCGACCTCGTCGGCCCCGACGCGCCCAACGCCGCCGATGCCATGGGCGCCGTCGTGGACGCTGTCACAGGATGCCGCTTCGAGGTTACCGACCCGGCGTCAGAGGAGGCCGTCCTGGCCAGGGTCCTGCAGGTGCTGCTCGCCTGCGTGCGTGGCCGCGCCGCGCCCGCGCTCGCCAACCGCCACGTCTGCGCGATCGCCAGCACCTGCTTCCGGGTCGTGCAGCAGGCTGGGACCAAGGGGGAGCTGCTGCAGCGCGTCTCCCGCCAGACCATGCAGGAGGTTATCCGTTGCGTCTTCGCCCGCCTGCCGGACGTTGATGTCACTGTGGTTGCCGATGAGCAGGTGCGACTGATTACTTTACCTCTATTGATTCGAGCACTGTTGTACTCATACTTGTGCTGTGCATATGAACATTGAAAATGTTGCCTTTTCCTCTTACCCCTTAAGCTTAATACTTTAACTTGCTATTCTGATGTATGCCAGTTTGAAGTCTAAGGAAATGATGTACATGTGGTTTTTGCGTTGAGGATTACTCTGGAGTCTTAGTTTTAAGTGTTTTAATTCTAGCAATTTGAACCTGCGCACACTGGCATTGAATTCAACTCTACTGGCTTATACGCCTAGAAACATGTGTTTGCTACTAGGAAGGTCCATATGTTCGTAGACTAAGTGTATTAATGTGCTGATAGCATTTGTACTGCAGATTGCCAGTTGCAAGAACCAAGGTTTGGTTATTGGGGAGATGGGGAATGGGAAGAGTGATTATGTGTGTTTGAACAGTTCTGGCGATGAGGTAGGGGATGGATCTGATGTTGTTCAAGACGAAGCTATGACGAAGCCTTTTGGGGTTCCTTGCATGGTAGAGATATTGCAATTCTTGTGCTCCCTCTTGAACATAGCAGAAGATATTGAGGTGAACCTAAGGATGAATCCAATCGACTTAGATGAGGACGTGCCTCTCTTTGCTCTGGGGTTGATTAATTCGGCTATTGAGTTGTCGGCTTCGTCGATACACAGACACCCAAAACTGTTGGCTTTTGTACAGGATGAACTGTTCCGCAATCTAATGCATTTTGGCTTGTCAATGAGCCCCTTGATCCTGTCGACAGTGTGCAGCATTATTTTTACTCTTTTCTACCATTTGCGCCATGAACTTAAGCTGCAAATAGAGGCTTTCTTCTCATGTGTGATCCTAAGATTAGCCCAGAGTAGATACGGAGCTAGTTATCAGCTGCAAGAAGTTGCCCTGGAGGCTCTAGTGGATTTCTGCCGGCAGAAAGAGTTTATGGCTGAGATGTATGCAAACATGGACTGCGATTTACAATGCTCAAATATTTTTGAAGAGCTAGTTAACCTTCTGTCTAAAAGTGCATTCCCTGTGAACAGTCCTTTGTCGGCCTTAAATGTGCTTGCTTTGGATGGTTTGGTTGCTGTCATTCAGGCAATGGCAGAGCGGACTGATAATGCATCTCAGCATCATGATCAAACAGTGCCAGAAATAAGTGAATATTTCCCTTTCTGGCAGTTGAAGTGTGAGAGCAATAATGATCCGGATCAATGGGTTAAATTTGTTCACCAACAGAAGAGCATCAAGCGGAAGCTAATGGTTGGTGTTGAACATTTCAATAGGGACAAAAAGAAGGGCTTTGAGTTTCTGCAAGGTGCTCATCTCTTACCTGAAAAACTTGATCCACACAATGTTGCTCTTTTCTTCCGTTACACACCTGGGTTAGACAAGAACCTTCTTGGGGACTACCTGGGTAATCATGATGAGTTCTCTATTCAGGTCCTTCATGAATTTGCTAGAACCTTTGATTTCAAGAAGATGAATTTGGATGCTGCCCTAAGGGTTTTCTTGGAAACTTTCCGGCTGCCTGGTGAGTCACAGAAGATTCAGAGAATTCTTGAGGCCTTTTCTGAGCGGTACTATGAACAATCACCCCAAATGTTTGTTAATAGGGATGCTGCTCTGGTGTTATCATATTCAGTAATCATGCTCAATACCGACCAACACAATGTAAGGGTTAAGAAGAAGATGACTGAAGAAGACTTTATCAGGAACAATCGCCGTATAAACGGAGGGAATGATCTTCCAAGGGATTTCTTATCAGAGCTTTATTATTCTATTTGCCGGAATGAAATCAGAACCATTCCTGAGCAAGGAGCTGGGTGTTCTGAGATGTCTTTCAGCCGTTGGGTTGATCTGATGTGGAGGTCAAAGAGAACATCAGTGTACATTGTTTGTGACTCCTACCCGTTTCTTGATCATGACATGTTTTCTGTCATGGCCGGACCAACAGTTGCTGCTATCTCTGTGGTTTTTGATAATGTTGAGCATGAAGAGGTTCTTACAGGATGCATTGATGGTTTCCTGTCGGTGGCAAAACTGGCTGCCTTCTATCATCTTGATGATGTGCTGAATGATCTTGTTGTGGCACTATGTAGGTTCACTTCGTTGAGCTATTCCTACATTGATGATCCTGTAACAGCTTTCGGGGAGGATACCAAGGCTAGAATGGCAACAGAGGCCGTTTTCACTATAGCAACTACTTATGGTGATCACATACGCAGTGCATGGAGGAACATAGTAGATAACATTTTAAAGTTGCATAAGATAGGCCTTCTTCCTGCTCGCCTCACTGGCAATGCAACTGACGATCAGGACTCCTCAGATTCATTGCACAGCAAGCTTGCCTCCTCATCTGCAGCTGCACCTCAACTTGTGCCAATTAGCACCTCCAAAAAATCTTATGGACTGATGGGGAGATTCAGCCAACTGCTGTATTTAGATGCTGAAGAACCAAGGTCCCAGCCAACTGAGGagcaacttgctgctcagaggAATGCTTCAGAGACTGTAAAAAAGTGCCAAATAAGCACCATCTTCACTGAAAGCAAATTCTTACAAGCTGATTCACTCTCAAATCTAGCAAGAGCCCTCATTCAGGCAGCTGGCCGACCTCAGAAGATCACCAGctcacttgatgatgaaggcaCAGCTGTCTTCTGCTTAGAGCTTCTAATTACTGTCACATTAAACAACAGAGACAGGATTATTCTTTTGTGGCAGGGTGTTTATGAGCACATAACCCATATTGTTCAGTCCACAGTGATGCCCTGCAATCTGGTTGAGAAGGCTGTTTTTGGGCTCTTGCACATCTGTCAGAGGCTGCTCCCTTATAAGGAGAACCTGGTGGATGATTTACTGAGGTCATTGCAGCTAATTTTGAAACTTGATGCCCGTGTAGCTGATGCTTACTGTGAGAACATCACCTTGGAGGTCATGCAGCTTGTCAAGGCCAATGCAACCCATATCAAGTCCCAGATGGGTTGGCGGACTATCATTTCTTTGCTCTGCATCACCGCACGCCATCCTGATGCTTCTGATGCCGGTTTCGAAGCCTTGGTTTTTATCATGTCAGAGGGAGCACACCTCTCTCCTGCCAACTTTGTCCTATCAGTAGAGGCCTCAAGGCAGTTTGCAGAATCTCGGCTTGGGTCTACAGAAAGATCTATCCAAGCTTTGAACCTAATGGCAGATTCAGTGAATTGCCTTACACGGTGGTCACACGGGGTTAAAGAAGCTGGTGGAGAGGCCGACAGGATATTGGAAGGAATTGCTGAGATGTGGCTTCGGCTAGTGCAGGCTCTACGAAAGGTGTGCACAGATCAGAGGGAGGAAGTGAGGAACCATGCGCTGTTATCGTTGCATAGATGCTTAGTGGTTGATGGAATATCAGTTTCATCTTCAGCATGGTTGATGTCATTTGATATTATTTTCCAGTTGCTTGATGAATTGTTGGAGATTGTGCATAATTACTCACCaaaagattttagaaacatggaGATGTCCCTCCTGCATGCTGTAAAACTGTTATGCAAGGTGTTCTTGCAGTCCCTTAAAGACCTCTCAGCACAGAGCGGCTTTGGTAAGCTGTGGTTGGAAGTCCTTGACATGATAGAGAAGTTCATGAAAGTCAAAGTGAGAGGGAGGAGGACGGAGAAGCTACAAGAGGCTATCCCTGAGCTAGTCAAGAACATACTGATGGTGATGAAAGCGAATGGGATCCTGTCAAAGACGAGCTCCAGCGAAAACAGTTTGTGGGAAGCAACATGGCTTCAAGTTAACAATATTTCGCCCTTGCTGCAGTCAGAAATTTTCCCTGACAATGAGGGCGACAGCACAACACAAGGTGAACAAAACAAATTGGATACTCCCGCACCTGACCAAAATGCTGAGCAATAGGATGTGATATATTCTGCCATCTGATCAAGTTAGTTGAACTGAAACTGGATCCTTCAAGGCAGGATGACCTTTAAAACTTTTTTGTCTAGGGCCATACACAAATGCTTGGGAATGCTCTCAATGGACGCTAGGGAGAGTAAGCTGGTACATTGTAATCTTcttagtttatatatatatatattctttttgtTATTGACAAGCTGTTGCTATTGGGCTTTATTGTTGCAACCCCAAAGTTGTGTGATAAGTATATAGCAGATATAGCATTTTTCCCAACGAAACATATGATTTGTTACAGAGCTGATGTGGTAGCACAAAGGCT
The sequence above is drawn from the Phragmites australis chromosome 10, lpPhrAust1.1, whole genome shotgun sequence genome and encodes:
- the LOC133883571 gene encoding ARF guanine-nucleotide exchange factor GNOM-like, giving the protein MGGIRAASPSPSGAGSYPWPLPRVAMACVVASEVATVLAVMRRNVRWAGVRYGGDDGADDEHLDHPLISGLKSLRRRAAAWGPRWRDDVEPLLYLRPFLDVVRSDETGAPITGAALSSLHKILTLDLVGPDAPNAADAMGAVVDAVTGCRFEVTDPASEEAVLARVLQVLLACVRGRAAPALANRHVCAIASTCFRVVQQAGTKGELLQRVSRQTMQEVIRCVFARLPDVDVTVVADEQIASCKNQGLVIGEMGNGKSDYVCLNSSGDEVGDGSDVVQDEAMTKPFGVPCMVEILQFLCSLLNIAEDIEVNLRMNPIDLDEDVPLFALGLINSAIELSASSIHRHPKLLAFVQDELFRNLMHFGLSMSPLILSTVCSIIFTLFYHLRHELKLQIEAFFSCVILRLAQSRYGASYQLQEVALEALVDFCRQKEFMAEMYANMDCDLQCSNIFEELVNLLSKSAFPVNSPLSALNVLALDGLVAVIQAMAERTDNASQHHDQTVPEISEYFPFWQLKCESNNDPDQWVKFVHQQKSIKRKLMVGVEHFNRDKKKGFEFLQGAHLLPEKLDPHNVALFFRYTPGLDKNLLGDYLGNHDEFSIQVLHEFARTFDFKKMNLDAALRVFLETFRLPGESQKIQRILEAFSERYYEQSPQMFVNRDAALVLSYSVIMLNTDQHNVRVKKKMTEEDFIRNNRRINGGNDLPRDFLSELYYSICRNEIRTIPEQGAGCSEMSFSRWVDLMWRSKRTSVYIVCDSYPFLDHDMFSVMAGPTVAAISVVFDNVEHEEVLTGCIDGFLSVAKLAAFYHLDDVLNDLVVALCRFTSLSYSYIDDPVTAFGEDTKARMATEAVFTIATTYGDHIRSAWRNIVDNILKLHKIGLLPARLTGNATDDQDSSDSLHSKLASSSAAAPQLVPISTSKKSYGLMGRFSQLLYLDAEEPRSQPTEEQLAAQRNASETVKKCQISTIFTESKFLQADSLSNLARALIQAAGRPQKITSSLDDEGTAVFCLELLITVTLNNRDRIILLWQGVYEHITHIVQSTVMPCNLVEKAVFGLLHICQRLLPYKENLVDDLLRSLQLILKLDARVADAYCENITLEVMQLVKANATHIKSQMGWRTIISLLCITARHPDASDAGFEALVFIMSEGAHLSPANFVLSVEASRQFAESRLGSTERSIQALNLMADSVNCLTRWSHGVKEAGGEADRILEGIAEMWLRLVQALRKVCTDQREEVRNHALLSLHRCLVVDGISVSSSAWLMSFDIIFQLLDELLEIVHNYSPKDFRNMEMSLLHAVKLLCKVFLQSLKDLSAQSGFGKLWLEVLDMIEKFMKVKVRGRRTEKLQEAIPELVKNILMVMKANGILSKTSSSENSLWEATWLQVNNISPLLQSEIFPDNEGDSTTQGEQNKLDTPAPDQNAEQ